One Thunnus thynnus chromosome 21, fThuThy2.1, whole genome shotgun sequence DNA segment encodes these proteins:
- the nsun6 gene encoding tRNA (cytosine(72)-C(5))-methyltransferase NSUN6 isoform X3 — translation MSIFPRISLRPEVTDYLKSVFLNKELLAAVGHQEAECRFQKLLTCLSHPPSYTCVRASTHLAPLEEIRHELGEELKKMCSSSSEEVSLQILPHPRIPDVLLLPVDGPRPVKQLSSEVVVGAQCGTAVLRGAHVFAPGIVASPKYMKAGDVISVLSDLEGKCTRGALGFQGKRVFVGNGVAEMDRSSIFRTDEPVKGIGVRMTEPLYQSPSFDGVLPSLVFLQNLPSVVVGHVLGPRPGERILDMCAAPGGKTCHIAALMGDQGEVVALDRIRNKIDRIRQNAQMLHLRCIKAYCFNSTQAVSSDPAQEAEGPPFPPESFDRVLLDAPCSGLGQRPNMASTWSLKEICSYQPLQRKLFHAAVRLLKKGGVLVYSTCTVTLAENEEQVAWALDTFPCLTLQPQEPHVGAEGMLGAGLSPEQLRLLQRFSPELSWDQTDPSTPLPCRADRDTIGFFIAKFLKN, via the exons ATGTCCATTTTCCCAAGAATATCTCTGAGGCCAGAAGTCACTGATTATCTTAAGAGTGTCTTCTTGAACAAGGAG CTGTTGGCTGCAGTGGGCCATCAGGAGGCAGAATGTCGTTTCCAGAAGCTGCTAACATGCCTTTCGCACCCCCCTTCATACACTTGTGTACGGGCCAGCACTCATCTCGCCCCCCTGGAAGAGATCCGACATGAGTTAGGGGAAGAGCTTAAGAAG ATGTGCAGCTCATCATCAGAGGAGGTCTCCCTTCAGATTCTTCCACACCCGCGCATTCCAGATGTGCTGCTCCTTCCTGTTGACGGCCCGAG ACCTGTGAAGCAGCTCAGCTCAGAGGTGGTGGTCGGTGCTCAGTGTGGGACTGCTGTACTGAGAGGCGCTCATGTGTTCGCCCCGGGGATTGTTGCCAGCCCCAAAT ACATGAAGGCTGGTGATGTCATCTCGGTGCTCTCTGACCTGGAGGGAAAGTGCACCCGTGGGGCTTTGGGCTTCCAGGGGAAGAGAGTGTTTGTGGGAAATGGAGTTGCTGAAATGGACCGCTCCAGCATCTTCCGCACTGATGAACCTGTCAA aGGTATAGGTGTCCGTATGACTGAGCCACTTTATCAGAGTCCCTCATTTGATGGCGTTCTACCCAGCCTGGTGTTCCTACAG AACCTTCCCTCTGTGGTCGTGGGACACGTGCTCGGGCCTCGTCCTGGAGAACGGATCCTGGATATGTGTGCTGCACCTGGAGGGAAGACCTGCCACATCGCTGCACTCATGGGAGATCAG GGTGAGGTCGTGGCCCTGGACAGGATCAGAAATAAGATTGACCGCATTCGTCAAAATgcccaaatgttgcatttgcGCTGCATCAAAGCTTATTGCTTCAACAGCACTCAGGCTGTGAGCAGCGACCCGGCCCAGGAAGCTGAAG GACCTCCCTTCCCCCCTGAGAGTTTTGACCGGGTTCTGCTGGACGCTCCCTGCAGCGGCCTCGGCCAGAGACCCAACATGGCGAGCACCTGGAGCCTAAAGGAGATCTGTTCGTACCAGCCGCTGCAGCGCAAGTTATTCCATGCT GCGGTGCGGTTGTTGAAGAAAGGTGGAGTCCTGGTGTACAGCACCTGTACGGTGACTCTGGCGGAGAACGAGGAGCAGGTAGCCTGGGCGCTCGATACCTTCCCCTGCCTCACGCTTCAGCCTCAG GAGCCTCACGTCGGTGCTGAAGGCATGCTGGGAGCCGGCCTATCACCTGAGCAGCTGCGCCTCCTGCAGAGGTTCAGTCCCGAGCTGAGCTGGGACCAGACTGATCCGTCGACTCCGCTCCCCTGCAGAGCCGACAGAGACACTATAGGCTTTTTTATTGCCAAGTTCCTGAAAAACTGA
- the nsun6 gene encoding tRNA (cytosine(72)-C(5))-methyltransferase NSUN6 isoform X2, with the protein MSIFPRISLRPEVTDYLKSVFLNKELLAAVGHQEAECRFQKLLTCLSHPPSYTCVRASTHLAPLEEIRHELGEELKKQMCSSSSEEVSLQILPHPRIPDVLLLPVDGPRPVKQLSSEVVVGAQCGTAVLRGAHVFAPGIVASPKYMKAGDVISVLSDLEGKCTRGALGFQGKRVFVGNGVAEMDRSSIFRTDEPVKGIGVRMTEPLYQSPSFDGVLPSLVFLQNLPSVVVGHVLGPRPGERILDMCAAPGGKTCHIAALMGDQGEVVALDRIRNKIDRIRQNAQMLHLRCIKAYCFNSTQAVSSDPAQEAEGPPFPPESFDRVLLDAPCSGLGQRPNMASTWSLKEICSYQPLQRKLFHAAVRLLKKGGVLVYSTCTVTLAENEEQVAWALDTFPCLTLQPQEPHVGAEGMLGAGLSPEQLRLLQRFSPELSWDQTDPSTPLPCRADRDTIGFFIAKFLKN; encoded by the exons ATGTCCATTTTCCCAAGAATATCTCTGAGGCCAGAAGTCACTGATTATCTTAAGAGTGTCTTCTTGAACAAGGAG CTGTTGGCTGCAGTGGGCCATCAGGAGGCAGAATGTCGTTTCCAGAAGCTGCTAACATGCCTTTCGCACCCCCCTTCATACACTTGTGTACGGGCCAGCACTCATCTCGCCCCCCTGGAAGAGATCCGACATGAGTTAGGGGAAGAGCTTAAGAAG CAGATGTGCAGCTCATCATCAGAGGAGGTCTCCCTTCAGATTCTTCCACACCCGCGCATTCCAGATGTGCTGCTCCTTCCTGTTGACGGCCCGAG ACCTGTGAAGCAGCTCAGCTCAGAGGTGGTGGTCGGTGCTCAGTGTGGGACTGCTGTACTGAGAGGCGCTCATGTGTTCGCCCCGGGGATTGTTGCCAGCCCCAAAT ACATGAAGGCTGGTGATGTCATCTCGGTGCTCTCTGACCTGGAGGGAAAGTGCACCCGTGGGGCTTTGGGCTTCCAGGGGAAGAGAGTGTTTGTGGGAAATGGAGTTGCTGAAATGGACCGCTCCAGCATCTTCCGCACTGATGAACCTGTCAA aGGTATAGGTGTCCGTATGACTGAGCCACTTTATCAGAGTCCCTCATTTGATGGCGTTCTACCCAGCCTGGTGTTCCTACAG AACCTTCCCTCTGTGGTCGTGGGACACGTGCTCGGGCCTCGTCCTGGAGAACGGATCCTGGATATGTGTGCTGCACCTGGAGGGAAGACCTGCCACATCGCTGCACTCATGGGAGATCAG GGTGAGGTCGTGGCCCTGGACAGGATCAGAAATAAGATTGACCGCATTCGTCAAAATgcccaaatgttgcatttgcGCTGCATCAAAGCTTATTGCTTCAACAGCACTCAGGCTGTGAGCAGCGACCCGGCCCAGGAAGCTGAAG GACCTCCCTTCCCCCCTGAGAGTTTTGACCGGGTTCTGCTGGACGCTCCCTGCAGCGGCCTCGGCCAGAGACCCAACATGGCGAGCACCTGGAGCCTAAAGGAGATCTGTTCGTACCAGCCGCTGCAGCGCAAGTTATTCCATGCT GCGGTGCGGTTGTTGAAGAAAGGTGGAGTCCTGGTGTACAGCACCTGTACGGTGACTCTGGCGGAGAACGAGGAGCAGGTAGCCTGGGCGCTCGATACCTTCCCCTGCCTCACGCTTCAGCCTCAG GAGCCTCACGTCGGTGCTGAAGGCATGCTGGGAGCCGGCCTATCACCTGAGCAGCTGCGCCTCCTGCAGAGGTTCAGTCCCGAGCTGAGCTGGGACCAGACTGATCCGTCGACTCCGCTCCCCTGCAGAGCCGACAGAGACACTATAGGCTTTTTTATTGCCAAGTTCCTGAAAAACTGA
- the nsun6 gene encoding tRNA (cytosine(72)-C(5))-methyltransferase NSUN6 isoform X1 encodes MSIFPRISLRPEVTDYLKSVFLNKELLAAVGHQEAECRFQKLLTCLSHPPSYTCVRASTHLAPLEEIRHELGEELKKQQMCSSSSEEVSLQILPHPRIPDVLLLPVDGPRPVKQLSSEVVVGAQCGTAVLRGAHVFAPGIVASPKYMKAGDVISVLSDLEGKCTRGALGFQGKRVFVGNGVAEMDRSSIFRTDEPVKGIGVRMTEPLYQSPSFDGVLPSLVFLQNLPSVVVGHVLGPRPGERILDMCAAPGGKTCHIAALMGDQGEVVALDRIRNKIDRIRQNAQMLHLRCIKAYCFNSTQAVSSDPAQEAEGPPFPPESFDRVLLDAPCSGLGQRPNMASTWSLKEICSYQPLQRKLFHAAVRLLKKGGVLVYSTCTVTLAENEEQVAWALDTFPCLTLQPQEPHVGAEGMLGAGLSPEQLRLLQRFSPELSWDQTDPSTPLPCRADRDTIGFFIAKFLKN; translated from the exons ATGTCCATTTTCCCAAGAATATCTCTGAGGCCAGAAGTCACTGATTATCTTAAGAGTGTCTTCTTGAACAAGGAG CTGTTGGCTGCAGTGGGCCATCAGGAGGCAGAATGTCGTTTCCAGAAGCTGCTAACATGCCTTTCGCACCCCCCTTCATACACTTGTGTACGGGCCAGCACTCATCTCGCCCCCCTGGAAGAGATCCGACATGAGTTAGGGGAAGAGCTTAAGAAG caGCAGATGTGCAGCTCATCATCAGAGGAGGTCTCCCTTCAGATTCTTCCACACCCGCGCATTCCAGATGTGCTGCTCCTTCCTGTTGACGGCCCGAG ACCTGTGAAGCAGCTCAGCTCAGAGGTGGTGGTCGGTGCTCAGTGTGGGACTGCTGTACTGAGAGGCGCTCATGTGTTCGCCCCGGGGATTGTTGCCAGCCCCAAAT ACATGAAGGCTGGTGATGTCATCTCGGTGCTCTCTGACCTGGAGGGAAAGTGCACCCGTGGGGCTTTGGGCTTCCAGGGGAAGAGAGTGTTTGTGGGAAATGGAGTTGCTGAAATGGACCGCTCCAGCATCTTCCGCACTGATGAACCTGTCAA aGGTATAGGTGTCCGTATGACTGAGCCACTTTATCAGAGTCCCTCATTTGATGGCGTTCTACCCAGCCTGGTGTTCCTACAG AACCTTCCCTCTGTGGTCGTGGGACACGTGCTCGGGCCTCGTCCTGGAGAACGGATCCTGGATATGTGTGCTGCACCTGGAGGGAAGACCTGCCACATCGCTGCACTCATGGGAGATCAG GGTGAGGTCGTGGCCCTGGACAGGATCAGAAATAAGATTGACCGCATTCGTCAAAATgcccaaatgttgcatttgcGCTGCATCAAAGCTTATTGCTTCAACAGCACTCAGGCTGTGAGCAGCGACCCGGCCCAGGAAGCTGAAG GACCTCCCTTCCCCCCTGAGAGTTTTGACCGGGTTCTGCTGGACGCTCCCTGCAGCGGCCTCGGCCAGAGACCCAACATGGCGAGCACCTGGAGCCTAAAGGAGATCTGTTCGTACCAGCCGCTGCAGCGCAAGTTATTCCATGCT GCGGTGCGGTTGTTGAAGAAAGGTGGAGTCCTGGTGTACAGCACCTGTACGGTGACTCTGGCGGAGAACGAGGAGCAGGTAGCCTGGGCGCTCGATACCTTCCCCTGCCTCACGCTTCAGCCTCAG GAGCCTCACGTCGGTGCTGAAGGCATGCTGGGAGCCGGCCTATCACCTGAGCAGCTGCGCCTCCTGCAGAGGTTCAGTCCCGAGCTGAGCTGGGACCAGACTGATCCGTCGACTCCGCTCCCCTGCAGAGCCGACAGAGACACTATAGGCTTTTTTATTGCCAAGTTCCTGAAAAACTGA